A genomic segment from Capra hircus breed San Clemente chromosome 7, ASM170441v1, whole genome shotgun sequence encodes:
- the LOC108633170 gene encoding cytochrome c oxidase subunit 7C, mitochondrial, whose translation MLGQSIRRFTTSVIRRSHYEEGPGKNIPFSVENKWRLLAMMTLFFGSGFAAPFFIVRHQLLKK comes from the exons ATGTTGGGACAGAGCATCCGGAGGTTCACAACCTCTGTGATTCGTCGGAGCCACTATGAGGAGGGTCCAGGGAAG AATATACCATTTTCAGTGGAAAACAAGTGGAGGTTACTAGCTATGATGACTTTGTTCTTTGGGTCTGGATTTGCTgcacctttctttatagtaagACACCAACTGCTTAAAAAGTAA